The following proteins are co-located in the Colletotrichum lupini chromosome 4, complete sequence genome:
- a CDS encoding zinc-binding dehydrogenase — MAASLRTNTATTALRPLTSVLRPAAGRTAAAQYLLPHVARRYKSGPYGYTQAKALVFSKEGEPSDVLQLHTHSISPSIPSSAVLLRALAAPINPADINTIQGTYGAKPPFTQLIGTPEPSAIPGNEGVFEVVSVGSKDSGLSKGDWVIPNASSFGTWRTHAVAESKDVMKVSKEGLTPTQVATVSVNPCTAYRILRTYGPGEIRAGSDGGMKALDPGSGGWFIQNGANSGVGRAAVQLGKLWGLRSINVIRERETPAETEALKEELTGLGATVVVTEKEFLAREWRDRLAELTRGGREQVGLGLNCVGGKSATAVARSLGESGTMVSYGGMARQPVMLPTGLLIFKDIRFVGFWLSKWNERDPTGRKFAIGDVLGMIREGRFKDVPVEEVPWSWGTEEGFLQSAVQGTLGGFRKGKGVFVFGET, encoded by the exons ATGGCGGCGAGCTTGCGCACAAATACTGCGACGACGGCGCTTCGGCCGCTGACCTCGGTGCTGCGACCGGCTGCGGGCcgaacggcggcggcgcagtACCTCCTCCCCCATGTTGCGCGACGATACAAGTCCGGTCCGTACGGGTATACCCAGGCCAAGGCGCTCGTGTTCTCCAAGGAGGGCGAGCCCAGCGACGTTTTGCA ACTACACACACACTCCATCTCCCCCTCGatcccctcctccgccgTCCTCCTGCGCGCCCTCGCGGCCCCCATCAACCCGGCCGACATCAACACCATTCAGGGCACGTACGGCGCCAAACCCCCCTTTACGCAACTCATCGGCACGCCCGAACCCTCTGCGATTCCCGGAAACGAGGGCGTCTTCGAGGTCGTGTCCGTGGGATCCAAGGATTCCGGGCTGAGCAAGGGCGACTGGGTGATTCCCAACGCCAGCTCGTTCGGGACGTGGCGCACGCACGCTGTCGCTGAGTCGAAGGATGTGATGAAGGTTAGCAAGGAAGGGTTGACCCCTACGCAGGTTGCGACGGTTAGCGTGAACCCGTGTACGGCGTACCGGATTTTGAGGACGTACGGGCCGGGGGAGATTCGTGCGGGGAGCGATGGGGGCATGAAGGCTCTTGATCCGGGGAGTGGCGGGTGGTTTATTCAGAATGGGGCGAATAGCGGTGTTGGAAGGGCGGCGGTGCAACTGGGTAAGTTGTGGGGGTTGAGGAGTATCAACGTCATTCGGGAAAGGGAGACGCCCGCCGAGACGGAAGCGTTGAAGGAGGAGTTGACGGGGTTGGGCGCCACCGTCGTGGTGACGGAGAAGGAGTTTCTGGCGAGGGAGTGGCGGGATCGGCTTGCGGAGCTGACCCGCGGAGGGAGGGAGCAGGTCGGGCTCGGGTTGAACTGCGTGGGCGGGAAATCGGCGACGGCGGTGGCGAGGAGTTTGGGGGAGAGCGGGACGATGGTTTCGTACGGCGGGATGGCGAGGCAGCCCGTCATGCTGCCTACGGGGTTGTTGATATTCAAGGATATCAGGTTTGTCGGGTTCTGGTTGAGCAAGTGGAACGAGAGGGATCCTACGGGGAGGAAGTTTGCGATTGGGGACGTGTTGGGGATGATCAGGGAGGGCAGGTTTAAAGATGTCCCTGTCGAAGAGGTTCCTTGGAGCTGGGGTACTGAGGAGGGGTTTTTGCAGAGTGCCGTTCAGGGGACGCTTGGTGGGTTTAGGAAGGGCAAGGGGGTTTTTGTTTTTGGGGAGACGTGA